A region of Lycium barbarum isolate Lr01 chromosome 1, ASM1917538v2, whole genome shotgun sequence DNA encodes the following proteins:
- the LOC132606169 gene encoding pentatricopeptide repeat-containing protein At2g29760, chloroplastic produces MATPYTQVLPLPRHQHYPKPNPISKTVFTDRYFENHPLILLIDKCHSINQLKQVHARMLRVGLFFDPFSASKLIEASALSHFSSLDYAHKVFDEIPQPNLFSWNALIRAYSSRQDPIQSLLIFVNMLCEGSEFPSKFTYPFVFKACAKMKAFGFGRGLHGMVVKKGRVGLDIFVLNSLIHFYADCGCLDAAYLVFENMQIRDVVSWNTMILGFAEGGYEDEALKLFYKMEEENVRPNDVTMMAVLSACGKKFDLELGRWAHAFIQRNGIRESVILDNAVLDMYMKCGSIEDAERLFDEMGEKDIVSWTTMLVGYARTGDFDAARRVLNSMPSQDIAAWNALISAYEQSGKPKEALTVFNELQVIKKAKPDEVTLVCTLSACAQLGAIDLGGWIHVYIKKQGIKLNCHLTTALIDMYSKCGDVEKALDVFHSVNVRDVFVWSAMIAGLAMHGRGKEAISLFLKMHDHKVKPNSVTLTNVLCACSHSGLVEEGQAIFNQMVTVYGVVPGLKHYACLVDILGRAGELEEAVKLIRNMAVTPGPSVWGALLGACRLHGNLEIAEQACNHLVELEPENHGAYVLLSNIYAKSGKWDEVSMLRKRMRECGLKKEPGCSSIEVNGTVHEFLVGDNTHPRSQKIYAKLDEIAARLKSVGYVSNKSQILQLVEEEDMQEQALNLHSEKLAMAFGLISVAPSQPIRIVKNLRVCGDCHEVAKLLSKLYDREILLRDRYRFHHFKEGNCSCKDYW; encoded by the coding sequence ATGGCGACTCCATACACCCAGGTTCTTCCCCTTCCACGTCACCAACACTATCCAAAACCGAACCCGATTTCCAAAACTGTCTTTACTGACCGGTATTTCGAAAATCACCCACTAATCTTACTTATCGATAAATGTCACAGCATTAATCAGCTCAAACAAGTTCATGCCCGTATGCTCCGTGTTGGGCTCTTCTTCGACCCGTTTTCAGCTAGCAAACTAATTGAAGCTTCTGCTCTATCCCATTTCTCTAGTCTTGATTATGCCCACAAAGTGTTTGATGAAATTCCTCAACCAAATCTCTTTTCTTGGAATGCGCTTATTCGTGCATATTCTTCTCGCCAGGACCCAATACAAAGTCTCTTGATATTTGTCAACATGCTTTGTGAGGGTAGTGAGTTTCCCAGTAAATTTACTTACCCATTTGTGTTTAAAGCATGTGCCAAAATGAAAGCTTTTGGATTCGGGAGAGGACTTCATGGGATGGTAGTTAAAAAGGGGAGGGTTGGTCTTGATATCTTTGTTCTTAATTCTTTGATTCATTTTTATGCTGATTGTGGATGTTTGGATGCTGCATATTTGGTTTTTGAGAATATGCAGATAAGGGATGTTGTTTCTTGGAATACAATGATATTGGGTTTTGCTGAAGGGGGTTATGAAGATGAGGCGTTGAAGTTGTTTTATAAGATGGAGGAGGAGAATGTGAGACCTAATGATGTGACAATGATGGCGGTTTTGTCTGCTTGTGGTAAGAAGTTTGATTTGGAGCTTGGTAGATGGGCGCACGCGTTTATCCAGAGGAATGGGATAAGGGAGAGCGTGATTTTAGATAACGCGGTTcttgatatgtatatgaaatgtggGAGCATCGAGGATGCAGAGAGATTGTTTGACGAGATGGGGGAGAAGGATATTGTTTCTTGGACAACTATGCTTGTTGGTTATGCAAGGACGGGAGATTTTGATGCAGCGAGGAGGGTTTTAAATAGCATGCCTAGCCAAGACATTGCTGCTTGGAATGCTCTTATCTCAGCTTATGAGCAGAGTGGTAAACCGAAGGAGGCTTTGACTGTTTTCAATGAGTTGCAGGTCATCAAGAAGGCAAAACCTGATGAGGTAACGCTTGTCTGTACCCTATCTGCATGTGCTCAGTTGGGTGCAATTGATTTAGGTGGGTGGATCCATGTGTATATAAAGAAGCAAGGAATAAAATTAAATTGTCACCTCACTACTGCACTGATCGACATGTATTCCAAGTGTGGGGACGTGGAGAAAGCACTTGATGTGTTCCATTCGGTCAACGTGAGAGATGTGTTTGTGTGGAGTGCTATGATTGCTGGCTTGGCAATGCATGGACGTGGCAAGGAAGCAATAAGTTTGTTCTTGAAAATGCATGACCATAAGGTCAAGCCTAATTCCGTTACACTCACAAACGTATTATGTGCTTGCAGCCACTCAGGGTTGGTGGAGGAGGGGCAGGCAATTTTTAACCAAATGGTGACCGTTTATGGGGTTGTGCCTGGGTTAAAGCATTACGCTTGCTTAGTTGATATACTTGGTCGTGCAGGTGAATTGGAAGAAGCTGTGAAGCTGATAAGGAATATGGCAGTAACCCCTGGTCCATCTGTCTGGGGTGCTCTGCTTGGGGCATGTAGATTACACGGAAATCTTGAAATAGCTGAACAGGCTTGTAACCATTTAGTTGAGTTGGAACCTGAAAATCATGGTGCATACGTACTTTTATCCAATATTTATGCGAAATCTGGGAAATGGGACGAGGTTTCTATGTTAAGGAAGCGCATGAGAGAATGTGGATTGAAGAAAGAACCAGGTTGTAGCTCAATTGAGGTCAATGGTACTGTTCATGAGTTTCTAGTGGGAGACAATACTCACCCTCGGTCGCAGAAAATCTATGCAAAATTGGATGAGATTGCAGCTAGACTGAAGTCTGTAGGTTACGTTTCCAACAAGTCCCAAATACTGCAACTTGTTGAAGAAGAAGATATGCAGGAGCAAGCGCTAAATCTTCACAGTGAGAAGCTAGCTATGGCATTTGGACTTATCAGTGTGGCTCCATCTCAACCAATTCGTATCGTGAAGAACTTACGTGTTTGTGGGGACTGCCACGAGGTGGCCAAGCTTCTCTCCAAGCTTTATGATCGAGAAATACTATTGAGGGATCGCTACCGATTCCATCATTTTAAAGAGGGTAATTGCTCATGTAAGGACTACTGGTGA
- the LOC132606179 gene encoding putative receptor-like protein kinase At3g47110: MELQTTFVHSNSLFFLSFHAILFMSLYLSFPDCASAGMLGIQTDKLALLDLKSKITEDTQGLMDSWNATLNICQWLGVTCGHKHQRVVSLDLKGHRMAGTISPSIGNLSFLRILDISDNSFHGVIPPDLGQLIRLQTMNLSFNFLEGEIPFTLSRCVNVVNLVLDHNILEGHIPSELGSLTKLEMLYLKNNNLTGIVPSSIGNLTSVRELYISYNDLEGELPETMANMRSLIELGASVNSLSGEFPPALYNLSSLKLIGLSFNKFRGNLRPDIGLAFPNLQRLYLATNYFTGSIPASLSNCSDLLRLDIPNNNFTGNVPLSFGNLKNLLWLNVHNNQLGNGAPNDLNFISSLINCRKLEFLDISDNKFGGMLPYFITNLSTTLTKLLIENNRISGTIPREISNLINLDMLSFRGTLINGSIPDSMGMLSNLKYLGMESNQLTGNIPSSLGNITGLVYIYLQDNKLEGTIPSSLGNCTSLLALDISQNKLSGSIPKQVVALSSLSVSLNMSYNSLSGPFPVEIGNLTNLAALDISNNNLSGEIPHTLESCSSLEILYLQGNFLQGTIPPLNNLKNIQYLDLSGNNLSGNIPKSIAKHAFLQNLNLSFNNLDGEVPVQGVFADASRIHVTGNMNLCGGIKELHLHHCLTHANKRPKKHITLILVLVLGTIAACLTLLLLVSFCCVKKVKQRPSSASSLREGYTKVSYEDLLNATGGFSSNNLIGSGSFGSVYKGSLSPEGTIIAVKVLKLEKRGAMKSFLAECEALRNIRHRNLVKIVTVCSSVDFDGNEFKALVYPFMENGSLDEWLHPKEGQMMQKRLGILHRLNITIDVASALHYLHRQCHAPIVHCDLKPSNVLLDNDLTALVNDFGLAKFLSDSGQDADVDQFSSVGIKGTVGYAAPEYGMGGQVSSHGDVYSFGILLLEIFTGRRPTSELFEENENIHSFVKHALPDQVMDVVDQAALYNKEPGDLMHILSCRSDFTNEFVECLVSVLTTGVACSEETPLARMNMGRVVLDLICIRDKLSEILVHSEKVNISRKK, translated from the exons ATGGAGCTTCAAACTACTTTTGTTCATTCAAACTCTCTCTTTTTTCTGTCATTCCATGCTATTCTCTTCATGTCCCTATACTTATCTTTTCCAGATTGTGCTTCAGCAGGTATGCTTGGGATTCAGACTGACAAACTTGCATTACTTGATCTTAAGTCCAAAATAACTGAAGATACTCAAGGACTCATGGATTCTTGGAATGCCACTCTCAATATCTGCCAATGGCTTGGTGTTACATGTGGCCATAAACATCAAAGAGTCGTTTCTTTAGATCTCAAAGGCCATAGAATGGCTGGCACTATATCACCTAGCATTGGCAATCTTTCGTTTCTTCGAATTCTTGACATATCGGATAACTCCTTTCATGGTGTAATCCCTCCAGATCTTGGCCAATTGATCAGACTTCAAACCATGAACTTAAGCTTCAACTTCTTGGAAGGTGAAATCCCGTTTACCCTGTCTCGTTGTGTTAACGTTGTTAACCTTGTTCTAGACCATAATATCCTTGAAGGACACATTCCTTCTGAACTTGGTTCATTGACAAAGTTGGAAATGTTGTACCTCAAGAATAACAATCTCACAGGAATTGTTCCGTCTTCCATCGGAAATCTTACATCTGTAAGAGAGCTTTACATTTCCTACAATGACTTGGAAGGTGAATTACCTGAAACAATGGCCAATATGAGAAGCTTAATTGAGCTAGGTGCATCGGTGAACTCTCTGTCTGGAGAGTTTCCCCCTGCACTTTACAATCTTTCGTCTCTTAAACTCATTGGCTTGTCATTTAACAAGTTCAGAGGTAATCTTAGACCAGATATCGGCCTTGCCTTCCCGAATCTTCAGAGACTGTATTTGGCTACCAATTACTTCACAGGTTCAATACCAGCTTCATTGTCCAACTGTTCAGATCTTCTGCGGCTTGATATTCCTAATAACAATTTCACGGGAAATGTACCGTTGAGTTTTGGAAACCTCAAGAATCTGCTCTGGCTTAATGTTCACAATAACCAGCTTGGAAACGGTGCACCTAATGATCTAAATTTCATAAGTTCTTTAATCAATTGCAGAAAGCTTGAGTTCCTGGACATTTCTGACAACAAATTTGGAGGTATGTTGCCTTACTTTATAACTAATCTCTCGACAACGTTGACGAAGCTACTGATTGAGAACAATAGGATAAGTGGAACCATACCTCGAGAGATTTCCAACCTTATCAACTTGGATATGCTTAGCTTCAGAGGAACTCTTATCAATGGTAGCATTCCTGATTCTATGGGAATGTTATCAAACTTGAAATATCTGGGCATGGAATCGAATCAGTTGACAGGAAATATCCCCTCTTCCTTGGGAAACATCACGGGATTGGTGTACATCTATTTGCAAGACAATAAATTGGAAGGAACCATACCTTCAAGTTTAGGAAATTGTACATCTCTCCTAGCCTTAGACATCTCTCAGAATAAACTTAGTGGTAGTATACCCAAACAAGTCGTTGCACTTTCCTCCCTTTCAGTATCCCTTAACATGTCTTACAACTCTCTGAGTGGTCCCTTTCCTGTTGAAATAGGTAACCTGACCAATCTTGCTGCACTTGACATATCGAACAACAATTTGTCAGGTGAAATTCCACACACACTGGAGAGTTGTTCATCCCTTGAAATACTCTACCTGCAAGGAAACTTCTTACAAGGAACAATTCCTCCTCTAAATAATTTGAAAAACATTCAGTATCTTGATCTTTCGGGTAATAACTTGTCAGGCAACATTCCTAAGAGTATCGCCAAGCATGCTTTTTTACAGAATCTCAATTTGTCATTTAACAACCTTGATGGGGAGGTGCCAGTTCAAGGTGTTTTTGCTGATGCAAGTAGAATTCACGTGACGGGGAATATGAATCTTTGTGGAGGAATCAAAGAGCTGCATTTGCATCATTGTCTCACGCATGCAAATAAAAGACCCAAGAAGCACATTACCCTCATTTTAGTGCTGGTACTGGGTACTATTGCTGCATGTCTAACTTTGTTGCTGTTAGTTTCATTTTGCTGCGTGAAAAAGGTGAAGCAGAGGCCTAGCTCAGCATCTTCTTTAAGGGAGGGATACACCAAAGTTTCCTATGAAGATCTCTTAAATGCAACTGGTGGGTTCTCTTCAAATAACTTGATAGGATCAGGAAGTTTTGGCTCAGTTTACAAAGGAAGTCTTTCTCCAGAAGGAACAATTATTGCAGTAAAGGTACTAAAACTTGAAAAAAGGGGTGCTATGAAAAGCTTTTTGGCTGAATGCGAAGCCTTGAGGAACATAAGGCACCGGAACCTGGTGAAGATTGTAACTGTTTGCTCAAGTGTTGATTTTGATGGCAATGAATTCAAAGCTCTGGTTTATCCATTTATGGAAAATGGGAGCCTAGACGAGTGGTTGCACCCAAAGGAGGGACAGATGATGCAGAAGAGGTTGGGTATCTTACACAGATTGAACATCACAATAGATGTGGCTTCAGCATTGCATTATCTTCACAGGCAATGTCACGCACCTATAGTTCACTGTGATCTTAAGCCAAGCAATGTCCTTCTGGACAATGATCTAACTGCTCTTGTGAACGATTTTGGTTTGGCAAAGTTCCTGTCTGACTCGGGTCAAGATGCTGATGTAGATCAGTTCAGCTCAGTTGGGATTAAAGGCACAGTAGGTTATGCTGCTCCAG AATATGGCATGGGTGGTCAAGTATCAAGTCATGGAGATGTCTATAGCTTTGGGATTCTTCTATTGGAGATTTTCACGGGGAGAAGACCTACCAGTGAACTGTTTGAGGAGAATGAAAATATTCATAGCTTTGTTAAGCATGCCTTGCCTGATCAAGTGATGGATGTTGTGGATCAAGCTGCTTTATACAACAAAGAGCCAGGGGATCTTATGCATATACTCAGCTGCAGAAGTGACTTCACAAATGAATTTGTTGAATGCTTGGTTTCTGTTCTTACCACTGGAGTTGCTTGTTCAGAGGAAACTCCACTAGCCAGAATGAACATGGGGCGAGTTGTTTTGGATCTCATTTGCATCAGAGACAAATTGAGCGAAATCTTAGTTCATTCAGAGAAAGTGAACATCTCAAGAAAAAAGTGA